Proteins encoded together in one Triticum dicoccoides isolate Atlit2015 ecotype Zavitan chromosome 7B, WEW_v2.0, whole genome shotgun sequence window:
- the LOC119341226 gene encoding protein FORGETTER 1-like yields the protein MPHMPFLPMMPPPLMPMAPMAPPPELPEEINEVAFDVEREEEEGDTVGETFMDYRPPKLSLGLPHPDPVVETSSLSAVQPPEPTYNLAIMDELDETRALSCLQIETIVYACQRHLHHLPTGARAGFFIGDGAGVGKGRTIAGLIWENWQQGRHKALWISIGSDLKYDARRDLDDVGAKCVQVHALNKLPYSKLDSKATGITDGVVFITYSSLIASSEKGYSRLRQLVEWCGSEFDGLVVFDECHKAKNLIPEAGGQPTRTGKSVLEIQEMLPEARVVYCSATGASEPRNLGYMVRLGLWGDGTSFQSFHQFLCALEKGGVGALELVAMDMKARGMYVCRTLSYKGVDFDVVEAPLEDRMMNMYRKAAEFWAELRVELLSASEYYAEDKGNSAQIWRLYWASHQRFFRHMCMSAKVPAVVRLVKEALAAERCVVVGLQSTGEARTEEAITKYGVEMEDFISGPRELLLKLVEDNYPLPPKPDCSQQGEEKVTEVQRKRHYGPDVSLKGRVRKLAKMEDSDDGMDAHSPLESDHELTDSEEELHMCQICNTEEEKSLLLHCSNCATSVHPGCPIPPWTGTLTDDWLCYACKEIIEAYFKERDVYMAELSKRYDNAVDRKSKILEIIRALDLPNNPLDDIIDQLGGPDNVAEITGRRGMLIRASDGKGVVYQARNTKEVALDMINMHEKQLFMDGEKFIAIISEAGSAGVSLHADRRVKNQRRRVHITLELPWSADRATQQFGRTHRSNQTSAPVYRILFTNLGGEKRFASIVAKRLESLGALTQGDRRAGPSLSAFNYDSSYGKKALTMMYRGIMEQDAFPVVPLGCSENQSSLQEFITRSKAALVAVGIIRDAVICIGKHGGKLTGRIVDSDMHDVARFLNRILGLAPNIQNRLFDLFTSILDLVIQNARSEGRLDSGIVDIKAKRVEMKEPPKTVHVDSLSGASTVLFTLTIDRGVTWESAKAMLEERQKDGACSCNDGFYESRREWMGRRHFMLAFEGSTEGMYRVTRPAVGEASKEMPLAELEGKYKKVSSADKTGEGWQEEYDVSSKQCMHGPKCRLGSDCTVGRRLQEINVLGGLILPVWGTVEKALNKQARQAHKRIRVVRLETTDDNHRIVGLVIPNTAVESVLEGLQWVQDIDE from the coding sequence ATGCCGCACATGCCCTTCCTGCCGATGATGCCGCCGCCGCTCATGCCGATGGCCCCAATGGCCCCGCCCCCCGAGCTGCCGGAGGAGATCAACGAGGTTGCGTTTGACGTTGAGCGCGAGGAAGAGGAAGGTGACACTGTTGGTGAAACTTTCATGGACTATAGGCCTCCTAAGCTATCTCTTGGTCTTCCTCATCCGGACCCTGTGGTAGAGACTTCTTCTTTATCAGCAGTGCAACCTCCTGAACCTACTTACAACCTGGCTATTATGGATGAATTGGATGAGACCAGGGCATTGTCATGCTTACAGATTGAGACAATAGTGTATGCTTGTCAGAGGCATCTTCACCATCTCCCTACTGGTGCTAGAGCAGGTTTCTTCATTGGTGATGGAGCCGGTGTTGGTAAAGGGCGTACAATTGCTGGGCTGATTTGGGAGAATTGGCAGCAGGGGAGGCATAAGGCATTGTGGATTTCCATTGGTTCAGACTTGAAATATGATGCCCGCAGAGATTTGGATGATGTTGGTGCAAAATGTGTGCAAGTGCACGCATTGAACAAGCTGCCATATTCTAAGTTAGACTCGAAGGCCACTGGGATCACAGACGGAGTTGTTTTCATAACTTATAGCAGTTTAATAGCATCCTCTGAGAAAGGGTATTCACGTTTGCGGCAGCTGGTAGAGTGGTGTGGATCAGAGTTTGATGGTCTTGTGGTGTTTGATGAGTGCCACAAGGCTAAAAATTTGATTCCTGAGGCAGGAGGTCAGCCCACTCGCACTGGTAAATCAGTTCTTGAGATCCAGGAAATGTTACCTGAAGCTCGGGTGGTTTACTGCTCAGCAACTGGTGCATCAGAGCCTCGGAATTTAGGCTACATGGTCCGGCTTGGTCTCTGGGGGGACGGAACATCATTTCAGAGTTTTCATCAATTTCTATGTGCTCTTGAGAAAGGTGGTGTGGGTGCCCTTGAACTTGTTGCTATGGACATGAAAGCTAGGGGCATGTATGTTTGCCGCACACTTAGTTATAAGGGTGTTGATTTTGATGTTGTGGAGGCACCTCTGGAGGACAGAATGATGAATATGTACAGAAAGGCAGCTGAATTTTGGGCTGAGTTGCGTGTTGAGCTCCTATCGGCAAGCGAGTACTATGCAGAAGACAAGGGCAATTCAGCTCAGATATGGCGGTTATACTGGGCCAGCCATCAGCGTTTCTTTAGGCATATGTGTATGTCTGCAAAGGTACCTGCTGTTGTGAGGTTGGTGAAGGAAGCCTTAGCAGCAGAAAGATGTGTGGTGGTTGGTCTCCAGAGCACTGGTGAAGCTCGAACAGAGGAAGCTATCACAAAATATGGTGTTGAAATGGAAGACTTTATTTCTGGCCCTAGAGAGTTGCTTCTTAAGCTGGTAGAAGATAACTATCCCTTGCCTCCAAAACCTGATTGTTCTCAGCAAGGTGAAGAAAAGGTTACGGAGGTGCAGCGTAAGCGGCATTATGGACCCGATGTATCCTTAAAAGGACGAGTTAGGAAACTCGCAAAAatggaagatagtgatgatggaatGGATGCACACTCTCCATTGGAGTCAGACCATGAATTAACAGATTCTGAAGAGGAATTGCATATGTGTCAGATCTGCAATACCGAGGAGGAGAAGAGCCTGTTGCTTCATTGTTCCAATTGTGCTACAAGTGTTCACCCTGGCTGTCCAATTCCACCATGGACTGGAACGTTGACAGATGATTGGTTATGTTATGCATGCAAGGAGATAATAGAAGCCTATTTTAAAGAGAGAGATGTTTACATGGCTGAACTATCAAAGAGATATGACAATGCAGTGGACAGGAAGTCAAAGATTTTAGAAATCATCCGTGCTTTAGATTTGCCTAATAATCCTCTAGATGATATCATTGATCAGCTAGGTGGTCCAGACAATGTGGCAGAAATAACTGGAAGGCGGGGCATGCTAATAAGAGCATCAGATGGAAAAGGTGTTGTTTACCAGGCGCGGAACACGAAAGAAGTTGCATTGGACATGATCAATATGCACGAAAAGCAGCTATTCATGGACGGAGAAAAGTTCATCGCAATAATATCAGAAGCAGGATCAGCTGGTGTTTCCTTACATGCTGATCGAAGGGTAAAAAATCAGAGAAGAAGAGTACACATAACACTTGAACTTCCTTGGAGTGCAGACCGTGCAACCCAGCAGTTTGGGAGAACACATCGTTCTAATCAAACTTCTGCACCTGTATATAGGATTCTTTTTACCAACCTTGGTGGTGAAAAGCGATTTGCATCAATTGTGGCAAAGCGACTAGAGTCTCTTGGAGCTTTAACACAAGGAGATCGAAGAGCTGGACCATCACTTAGTGCTTTTAACTATGACAGCAGTTATGGAAAAAAAGCCCTGACAATGATGTATAGGGGTATAATGGAACAGGATGCATTTCCAGTTGTGCCTTTGGGATGCTCTGAGAATCAATCTAGTCTCCAAGAATTCATCACTAGATCAAAAGCTGCATTAGTGGCAGTTGGAATTATCAGGGATGCTGTAATCTGCATTGGAAAACATGGAGGAAAGCTTACTGGTAGGATCGTTGATTCTGATATGCATGATGTGGCCCGTTTCCTCAACCGTATTCTGGGATTAGCTCCAAACATCCAGAATAGGTTATTTGATCTCTTCACAAGCATACTCGACTTAGTAATTCAGAATGCACGAAGTGAAGGACGGCTTGATTCTGGTATTGTTGATATTAAAGCAAAAAGGGTTGAAATGAAAGAACCGCCGAAGACAGTTCACGTTGATAGCCTGTCCGGTGCTTCCACGGTGTTGTTCACTCTTACAATTGACCGTGGAGTTACTTGGGAGTCAGCTAAGGCAATGCTTGAAGAAAGGCAGAAAGATGGTGCGTGTTCTTGTAATGATGGGTTTTACGAATCCCGGAGAGAGTGGATGGGCAGAAGGCATTTCATGCTAGCGTTTGAAGGCTCAACGGAAGGAATGTACAGAGTAACTCGCCCTGCTGTCGGGGAAGCTTCGAAGGAGATGCCTTTGGCTGAACTAGAAGGGAAGTACAAGAAGGTCTCATCGGCAGATAAAACTGGGGAAGGCTGGCAGGAAGAATATGATgtgtcgtccaagcagtgcatgcatgggcccaagtgcagacttggaagcgATTGTACTGTGGGCAGAAGGTTACaggagattaatgttttgggtggTCTAATACTTCCTGTGTGGGGCACGGTAGAAAAGGCCCTGAATAAGCAGGCCCGACAGGCTCACAAGAGGATACGTGTCGTCCGCCTGGAGACAACAGATGACAACCATCGGATTGTTGGGCTTGTCATTCCAAACACAGCAGTGGAGTCGGTGTTAGAAGGTTTGCAGTGGGTCCAGGACATCGACGAATGA